From a single Ignavibacteria bacterium genomic region:
- the rfaD gene encoding ADP-glyceromanno-heptose 6-epimerase, which yields MYIVTGAAGFIGSAIVWQLNREGITDILIVDTLGSDEKWKNLVNLQYRDFIDKTEFIKKIEDRVHIGNVEAIIHMGANSSTTERNADHLVENNYRYTKVLAEYCLVKDIRFVYASSAATYGDGELGFEDTDDNCLKIKPLNMYGYSKNMFDQWAYLTGNLKKIAGVKYFNVYGPNESHKGDMRSVVHKAYGQIKESGKVTLFKSLHPAYKDGEQMRDFVYVKDAVNMTLHLVRNPDKNGLFNLGQGKARTWNDLVGAIFSAMGLEPNIEYIDMPDYLAPKYQYFTEADISKIRMSGYTAPLHTLEEGVADYVKNYLLPGKFLGE from the coding sequence ATGTATATAGTTACTGGTGCAGCCGGATTTATAGGCAGCGCAATAGTCTGGCAGTTGAACCGTGAAGGTATAACTGACATCCTCATAGTCGATACTCTCGGCAGCGATGAGAAGTGGAAAAACCTCGTAAACCTGCAATATCGCGACTTTATCGATAAAACAGAGTTCATAAAGAAGATTGAAGACCGTGTGCATATCGGCAATGTAGAGGCGATAATTCACATGGGTGCAAATTCGTCTACCACAGAGAGAAATGCCGACCATCTTGTGGAAAATAACTATCGTTACACAAAAGTGCTTGCAGAATACTGTCTGGTGAAAGATATCAGATTTGTTTACGCCTCTTCAGCAGCCACTTACGGCGACGGTGAACTCGGATTCGAGGACACCGACGACAACTGCCTGAAAATAAAACCTCTCAACATGTACGGCTATTCAAAAAACATGTTTGATCAGTGGGCTTATCTGACCGGAAATTTGAAAAAAATTGCCGGGGTGAAGTACTTTAATGTTTACGGACCGAATGAATCGCACAAAGGTGACATGCGAAGTGTTGTACACAAGGCTTACGGACAGATAAAGGAGTCGGGAAAGGTTACCCTGTTCAAATCACTCCATCCGGCTTATAAAGACGGGGAACAGATGCGCGACTTCGTTTATGTGAAGGATGCCGTGAACATGACACTTCATCTTGTCAGAAATCCTGACAAGAACGGATTGTTCAATTTGGGGCAGGGAAAAGCGAGGACATGGAACGATCTTGTTGGAGCAATTTTTAGTGCGATGGGGTTGGAACCAAACATTGAATATATTGACATGCCGGATTACCTCGCCCCCAAATACCAGTATTTTACAGAAGCCGACATCTCCAAAATCAGGATGTCAGGTTACACAGCACCTCTGCATACCCTTGAAGAGGGAGTGGCTGATTATGTAAAAAACTATCTTCTGCCGGGAAAATTTCTGGGAGAGTAG